Proteins from one Streptomyces sp. NBC_00390 genomic window:
- the kynU gene encoding kynureninase gives MPTMRDAKNLDMADPLYSRREKFLLPDGTIYLDGNSLGALSSRVPATLEKAVRDQWGNHLIAAWTEDDWWGAPLRIGDRIGRLLGAAPGQITVGESTSVQTFNALVGAARLRPGRTLLVTDPDHFPTNRYLAQSAAGLCGLDVIAVPVPDVHDFLREHGERVAVVSYGAVDFRTGRLWDAADVTAAAHAAGAVVVWDLCHAAGALPVELDEQGVDIAVGCTYKYLSGGPGSPAFIYVARTHHGTFEPPLTGWHGHARPFLMERDFEPAPGISRTRIGTPHVLSLLALEAALEAFDGVEMADVRAKSLSLGDFFIECVDQHLVSLGFDLVTPREPGLRGSQVTLAHPEAHALMRALIARRVIGDVRPPNMLRFGYNALYISHADVHQAVTTLRDVVLSGEHHDSRFQTPTLIT, from the coding sequence ATGCCCACCATGAGGGATGCCAAGAATCTTGACATGGCAGATCCTCTGTATTCGCGGCGAGAAAAGTTTCTGCTTCCGGATGGGACCATCTATTTGGACGGGAACTCTCTGGGTGCACTCTCCAGCCGCGTACCGGCGACGTTGGAGAAGGCGGTTCGCGACCAGTGGGGCAATCACCTGATTGCGGCATGGACCGAGGACGACTGGTGGGGCGCACCGCTGCGGATCGGCGACCGCATCGGCCGCTTGCTCGGTGCTGCGCCCGGGCAGATCACGGTGGGTGAGTCGACCTCCGTCCAGACGTTCAACGCCTTGGTGGGAGCTGCGCGGCTACGACCGGGGCGCACGCTGTTGGTCACGGATCCCGACCACTTTCCGACCAACCGTTACCTTGCGCAGTCGGCGGCCGGCCTGTGCGGGCTGGATGTCATCGCTGTACCGGTGCCGGACGTGCACGACTTCCTTCGGGAACACGGCGAGCGCGTGGCCGTCGTCTCCTACGGGGCGGTGGACTTCCGCACCGGACGGTTGTGGGACGCAGCCGATGTCACCGCCGCCGCTCACGCGGCGGGCGCGGTGGTGGTGTGGGACCTGTGTCATGCCGCGGGCGCGCTGCCTGTCGAGCTCGACGAACAGGGTGTCGACATCGCCGTGGGCTGTACGTACAAGTACCTGTCCGGAGGCCCTGGCTCCCCCGCGTTCATATACGTGGCGCGGACTCATCACGGAACCTTCGAGCCGCCGCTCACCGGTTGGCACGGCCACGCCCGTCCCTTCCTTATGGAGCGGGACTTCGAGCCGGCGCCCGGTATCTCGCGGACCAGGATCGGTACGCCCCATGTGCTGTCTCTTCTCGCTCTCGAAGCGGCCTTGGAGGCTTTCGACGGCGTCGAGATGGCCGATGTGCGCGCCAAGAGCCTCTCGCTCGGCGACTTCTTCATCGAGTGCGTCGACCAACACCTTGTGTCCTTGGGCTTCGACCTGGTGACTCCGAGGGAACCCGGCCTGCGGGGGAGCCAGGTGACACTGGCTCACCCGGAAGCCCACGCACTCATGAGGGCCCTGATCGCCAGAAGGGTCATCGGGGACGTGCGGCCCCCGAACATGCTGCGCTTCGGCTACAACGCGCTGTACATCTCCCATGCCGACGTCCATCAGGCGGTGACGACGCTGCGCGACGTCGTGCTCTCCGGTGAACACCACGACTCCCGGTTCCAGACACCTACGCTGATCACCTGA
- a CDS encoding alpha/beta hydrolase — MLVYGEMTQKELDREYSPSSCAPEFTAHLTRYATDSDRAREILDHQLDVRYGPGAAELLDFYPPRRPQSPLFVFVHGGHWQEMSKEDSAFPARDLVEQGAGFIAVGYGLAPEHGIGSMVASVRRALRWTGSHAADLGTRPDLIFAGGSSAGAHLVAMALCAGTEDPCDVAGAVLLSGVYDLEPVRLSYVNDKVRMDGSVATAYSPIRHLPLATPKAIVARGAAETAEYARQHVDFVNELSRHGLQPVDLRVAGRDHFDLPFDLACRGTALGDAVLTHMGL; from the coding sequence ATGCTTGTCTATGGTGAAATGACCCAGAAGGAACTCGACCGGGAGTACTCGCCGAGTTCTTGCGCACCAGAATTTACCGCACATCTTACGCGTTATGCGACGGACAGCGACCGGGCCAGGGAAATCCTGGACCACCAGCTTGACGTCCGCTACGGGCCAGGTGCGGCGGAGTTGCTGGACTTTTATCCTCCGCGACGTCCCCAGTCCCCGCTCTTCGTTTTCGTACATGGTGGTCACTGGCAAGAGATGAGCAAGGAGGACTCCGCGTTCCCTGCCAGGGACCTGGTGGAGCAGGGTGCGGGATTCATCGCCGTCGGCTACGGACTCGCACCGGAACACGGCATCGGTTCAATGGTCGCGTCGGTACGCCGGGCCCTGCGGTGGACAGGGTCCCATGCCGCAGACCTGGGGACCCGCCCCGACCTCATTTTCGCAGGCGGCAGTTCCGCGGGAGCGCACCTTGTGGCGATGGCGCTGTGTGCCGGCACGGAGGATCCGTGCGACGTCGCCGGGGCAGTGCTCCTCAGCGGCGTCTACGACCTCGAGCCGGTGCGGTTGAGCTACGTCAACGACAAGGTGCGCATGGATGGATCCGTGGCGACCGCCTACAGCCCCATCCGGCACCTCCCTCTCGCGACGCCGAAGGCCATCGTCGCGCGGGGGGCCGCTGAGACGGCCGAATACGCCAGGCAGCACGTCGACTTCGTGAACGAGTTGAGTCGCCACGGCCTGCAGCCCGTCGACCTGCGAGTGGCTGGACGTGACCACTTCGACCTGCCGTTCGACCTCGCGTGCCGCGGTACCGCGCTGGGCGATGCCGTGCTGACCCACATGGGTCTGTGA
- a CDS encoding winged helix-turn-helix transcriptional regulator, with protein MVTKQFSSSPEGADLRRADSLGREIFSDIANKWALLIIESLGERTLRFSELRNEIDGVSHKMLTQNLRMLERNGLVERTVHPVVPPRVEYTLTEPGQALRVTIDGLCDWTHQYLGHIEASRHRFDA; from the coding sequence ATGGTGACCAAGCAGTTCAGCAGCTCGCCCGAGGGCGCGGACCTGAGGCGTGCGGACTCTCTGGGGCGGGAGATCTTCTCGGACATCGCCAACAAGTGGGCGCTCCTGATCATCGAGTCTCTCGGTGAACGCACCCTGCGCTTCAGCGAGTTGCGGAACGAGATCGACGGCGTCAGCCACAAGATGCTGACCCAGAACCTGCGCATGCTGGAGCGCAACGGTCTGGTCGAGCGGACGGTGCACCCCGTCGTGCCGCCGCGGGTCGAGTACACCCTCACCGAGCCGGGCCAGGCCCTGCGGGTGACGATCGACGGACTGTGCGACTGGACCCACCAGTACCTCGGTCACATCGAGGCCTCCCGCCACCGCTTCGACGCCTGA
- a CDS encoding methyltransferase: MTAAPTLTMRGLVPILFGHAAFQQLNAACELGLFEYLHSAPGAPADSVAAGTGLSTRSAQVLLLGTTSLGLTTKGPDGYRNCEIVEEAFREGSWQVLRDIVEFQARIAYLPAMDYAESLRTGENIGVRHFPGDTQDLYTRLANTEGLEQLFYRCMNSWSTLSNPVLLDGVDYSQVRRVLDVGGGDAVNAIALASAHEHLRITVLDRPGALEVAKDKIARSGLADRIDTHSADLFDDAYPTGYDCILFAHQLVIWTPEQNKALLGKAFDAMADGARVLIFNAFSDDDGTGPLYAGLDSVYFATLPFRGSTLYPWQHYEEWLRHCGFSKINRVTINSWTPHGVIEAYKS; the protein is encoded by the coding sequence GTGACTGCCGCCCCTACCCTGACCATGCGCGGGCTGGTGCCCATCCTGTTCGGGCACGCCGCGTTTCAGCAACTCAATGCCGCATGCGAGCTCGGGCTCTTCGAATATCTGCACAGCGCGCCGGGGGCCCCGGCGGACTCCGTTGCGGCGGGTACCGGACTGAGCACGCGCTCCGCTCAGGTGCTGCTGCTGGGGACGACCTCGCTGGGCCTCACGACAAAGGGCCCTGACGGCTACCGGAACTGCGAGATCGTGGAGGAGGCGTTCCGTGAAGGCAGTTGGCAGGTGCTCAGGGACATCGTGGAGTTCCAGGCCCGGATCGCCTACCTGCCGGCCATGGACTATGCAGAGTCGCTGCGCACGGGCGAGAACATCGGTGTGCGCCACTTCCCGGGCGACACGCAGGACCTCTACACCCGTCTGGCCAACACCGAAGGTCTCGAGCAGCTGTTCTACCGGTGCATGAACTCCTGGTCCACTCTGTCGAATCCGGTGCTGCTCGACGGCGTGGACTACTCACAGGTCCGGCGGGTGCTCGATGTCGGTGGTGGGGACGCGGTCAACGCGATTGCCCTCGCATCGGCCCACGAGCATCTGCGCATCACCGTCCTCGACCGACCCGGTGCGCTTGAAGTCGCCAAGGACAAGATCGCCCGGAGCGGTCTGGCCGACCGCATCGACACCCATTCCGCGGACCTGTTCGACGATGCCTACCCGACCGGCTACGACTGCATTCTGTTCGCGCACCAGCTGGTGATCTGGACTCCGGAGCAGAACAAGGCCCTGCTCGGCAAGGCGTTCGACGCCATGGCCGACGGAGCCCGTGTGCTCATCTTCAACGCCTTCTCCGACGACGACGGCACCGGCCCGCTGTACGCCGGACTGGACAGCGTCTACTTCGCCACGCTGCCTTTCCGCGGCAGCACCCTCTACCCGTGGCAGCACTACGAGGAGTGGCTGCGGCACTGCGGGTTCTCCAAGATCAACAGGGTCACGATCAACTCCTGGACACCCCATGGAGTCATCGAGGCCTACAAGAGCTGA
- a CDS encoding DUF6875 domain-containing protein, whose translation MTKLIDDWLGSYITKPHAELGRSGAVCPFVEPSRRAGCLVLYTAEWRPEFGLSHMMRIVENAVESFATHEWGSKNPNLHSLVVAVPDLPREAYWLIDKAHELTKDRVVASGCMLGQFHPTCEEPAARNSGFPVNRSPVPLFAVRNMALHDILFLHADDFWFAEYERRHGRHYEKPDRLDPDFVKLFESARARLAGDLEPVH comes from the coding sequence GTGACCAAGCTGATTGATGACTGGCTGGGAAGCTACATAACCAAGCCCCATGCAGAACTGGGGCGCAGTGGTGCTGTGTGTCCGTTCGTCGAGCCATCCCGGAGAGCCGGCTGTCTCGTGCTGTACACGGCAGAATGGCGGCCGGAGTTCGGCCTCTCACACATGATGCGAATTGTCGAAAACGCAGTCGAGTCCTTCGCCACCCACGAGTGGGGATCGAAGAACCCCAACCTGCACTCCCTCGTGGTAGCGGTGCCGGATCTGCCGCGCGAGGCCTACTGGTTGATCGACAAGGCGCATGAGCTCACCAAGGACCGTGTCGTGGCCAGCGGTTGCATGCTGGGGCAGTTCCACCCGACCTGCGAAGAGCCGGCAGCACGCAACAGCGGGTTCCCCGTCAACAGGTCGCCCGTGCCGTTGTTCGCCGTACGGAACATGGCTCTGCACGACATCCTCTTCCTGCACGCCGACGATTTCTGGTTCGCAGAATACGAGCGTCGCCATGGACGGCATTACGAGAAGCCGGACCGCCTCGACCCTGATTTCGTCAAACTGTTCGAATCCGCCCGTGCCCGACTGGCGGGGGACCTCGAACCGGTGCACTGA
- a CDS encoding TOBE domain-containing protein, protein MQSYTIGQAARLLGVSPDTARRWADAGRVATHRDDSGRRLIDGRDLAAFSIEVAQSGSGEDDSSCTSARNAFPGIVTAVKLGDVAAQVEIQAGPHRLVSLLTREAVEELGLEVGMQATARVKSTSVHIDRT, encoded by the coding sequence ATGCAGTCCTACACCATCGGACAGGCGGCACGTCTGCTCGGCGTCAGTCCCGACACCGCGCGCCGCTGGGCGGACGCCGGCCGGGTCGCAACCCATCGCGACGACAGCGGCCGCCGTCTCATCGACGGCCGCGATCTGGCCGCCTTCTCCATCGAGGTCGCCCAGAGCGGCAGTGGCGAGGACGACTCCTCCTGCACCTCGGCCCGCAACGCCTTCCCCGGCATCGTCACCGCCGTGAAGCTCGGCGACGTCGCCGCGCAGGTCGAGATCCAGGCAGGTCCGCACCGGCTCGTCTCACTCCTGACCCGGGAGGCCGTCGAGGAACTGGGTCTGGAGGTCGGCATGCAGGCCACCGCCCGCGTGAAGTCGACCAGCGTGCACATCGATCGCACCTGA
- a CDS encoding CoA transferase, giving the protein MISVDELFKGGVEHYLLEAQGSRVFDYQRMNEMNLAREVFGIRIAPWSADSSGKSATPMPENVDISWYGGSRIPSADPGSEAVVQALSGLMFVNGAETGRPRRFGLDVASAASGLLAGHGALAAEIGRSRGIGIETVRTSVLQAATLLAGQYIGEATSEESWAPSIRGNGSPPPFASADGRPFEIDTFDPERWAGFWRSLGVDDALLGRSWTIFQYRYVKGHCVLPAGLHIAASSARWSQVLAAADEFRVSLSPLRTYAEMSAEPGWSAGHPVLTPLAGHGRGPSAPEHASRAGDSKPLPLSGIRVVEATTRVQGPLAGLLLRMLGAEVTWIEPPQGDIGGMGAYYHRGKARVPVNVARPEGRDQLRDMIAESDVFLHNWRPGKAEEWGLSAEELAGIRPGLVFAEASGWAPLADRDHVLGTEFMVQAYTGLADTNTPVLERPRTTRVLLCDIFGALVACEGVLAGLLQRERRDHGWKSETSLLCGSMALQSQVTSDHGSSRRTDGRPEWHLLDEPLETADGYLAITVADGAARRSLGEALGMPLHDESDKALAERLREAPAAHWEKALAEAGVPAAEVRCDVDALVHDERLAPLFEPFEGGGQAPVAPWVFE; this is encoded by the coding sequence GTGATTTCAGTTGATGAGCTGTTCAAAGGTGGGGTCGAACATTACCTCCTTGAGGCGCAGGGTAGTCGTGTCTTCGATTATCAAAGGATGAATGAGATGAACCTCGCCCGCGAGGTGTTCGGTATTCGCATTGCACCCTGGTCGGCAGATTCTTCAGGGAAATCGGCGACTCCGATGCCGGAGAATGTGGATATATCGTGGTACGGCGGATCGCGGATCCCTTCGGCAGATCCAGGAAGTGAAGCCGTGGTGCAGGCGCTTTCTGGGCTGATGTTCGTAAATGGCGCAGAAACCGGCCGGCCTCGCCGTTTCGGTCTGGATGTGGCGTCCGCTGCAAGCGGTCTGCTCGCGGGTCACGGTGCTTTGGCGGCCGAGATCGGCCGTTCTCGTGGAATAGGCATCGAGACGGTACGGACGTCCGTGCTTCAGGCGGCAACACTTCTCGCCGGCCAGTACATCGGTGAGGCAACGTCAGAAGAGAGCTGGGCGCCGTCGATACGCGGCAATGGTTCGCCGCCGCCGTTCGCCAGCGCGGACGGTCGGCCATTCGAAATCGATACGTTCGATCCCGAGCGGTGGGCCGGCTTCTGGCGGAGCCTGGGCGTGGACGACGCTCTTCTGGGCCGGTCGTGGACCATCTTTCAGTATCGATACGTCAAGGGGCACTGCGTACTTCCTGCCGGCCTGCACATCGCAGCGTCGTCCGCACGGTGGTCTCAAGTGCTCGCGGCAGCTGACGAGTTCCGAGTGAGTCTGTCGCCGTTGCGGACCTATGCGGAGATGTCTGCCGAACCTGGTTGGTCGGCCGGTCATCCCGTGCTGACGCCGTTGGCCGGACATGGCCGGGGCCCTTCTGCTCCGGAACATGCGAGCCGGGCAGGTGATTCAAAGCCCCTGCCACTGAGCGGTATTCGTGTCGTGGAGGCCACTACCCGCGTCCAGGGTCCGCTGGCCGGCCTCTTGCTCCGCATGCTCGGTGCCGAGGTCACCTGGATCGAACCGCCGCAGGGGGACATCGGCGGCATGGGCGCCTACTACCACCGCGGTAAGGCACGAGTGCCTGTCAACGTCGCGCGCCCGGAAGGCCGTGACCAACTACGCGACATGATCGCGGAATCCGATGTGTTCCTCCACAACTGGCGCCCCGGTAAGGCCGAGGAGTGGGGGCTCAGCGCGGAAGAACTGGCGGGCATCCGGCCGGGACTGGTTTTCGCCGAAGCGTCCGGGTGGGCCCCTCTGGCCGACCGGGACCATGTGCTCGGTACAGAGTTCATGGTCCAGGCCTACACGGGGTTGGCCGACACGAACACGCCCGTACTCGAACGGCCGCGAACGACCCGGGTGTTGCTCTGCGACATCTTCGGTGCCCTGGTGGCCTGTGAAGGAGTCCTGGCAGGCCTCCTTCAGCGAGAGCGCCGGGATCACGGTTGGAAGTCCGAGACCTCGCTGCTGTGCGGCTCGATGGCCCTGCAGTCCCAGGTCACATCCGATCACGGCTCGTCGCGGCGAACAGACGGGCGTCCGGAATGGCACCTCCTGGACGAGCCGCTGGAAACCGCCGACGGCTACCTGGCGATCACCGTCGCCGATGGTGCTGCCCGCCGGAGCCTGGGCGAAGCGCTGGGGATGCCGCTTCACGACGAGAGCGACAAGGCACTGGCGGAGCGGTTGCGTGAGGCTCCGGCAGCGCACTGGGAGAAGGCACTGGCCGAGGCCGGTGTTCCCGCTGCCGAGGTCCGCTGTGATGTGGATGCGCTGGTTCATGACGAACGTCTTGCCCCGCTGTTCGAGCCCTTCGAGGGCGGCGGGCAAGCACCGGTAGCGCCGTGGGTGTTCGAGTGA
- a CDS encoding TOBE domain-containing protein, with the protein MPSYSIGQAAELLGVSSETVRRWADSGRLRMDRDGSGNRVIDGVGLAAFAQERAAGMHPVPEGVATSVRNSFAGIVTAVRVDDVAAQVEIQSGPHRLVSLVTRESVEELGIEVGVTVTARVKSTNVHIDLP; encoded by the coding sequence GTGCCGTCGTACAGCATTGGGCAGGCAGCAGAGCTGCTGGGTGTGAGTTCCGAGACCGTTCGCCGGTGGGCGGACAGCGGTCGGCTGCGTATGGACCGGGACGGCTCGGGGAACCGCGTGATCGACGGGGTGGGCCTGGCGGCGTTCGCGCAGGAGCGGGCCGCGGGCATGCATCCGGTACCGGAGGGCGTGGCCACCTCCGTACGCAATTCGTTCGCCGGGATCGTGACCGCCGTACGCGTCGACGATGTGGCCGCCCAGGTGGAGATCCAGTCCGGTCCTCACCGGCTGGTCTCACTGGTCACACGAGAGTCCGTCGAGGAACTCGGCATCGAGGTCGGAGTCACCGTCACGGCGCGGGTCAAGTCGACGAACGTCCACATCGACCTCCCGTGA
- the modA gene encoding molybdate ABC transporter substrate-binding protein: protein MSLTFTRHRAAAAVLAAALLVPLTACGNDGSEKDTGSAKATESATGTPKANLTVLAASSLTDVFKTAGAAYEKKNPGTKITFSFAGSQELVAQVKQGAPADALVTADTKSMDGVKADTGTPTVIAKNRLVIATVEGNPHKVDALKDLADTKLKVVLAAPEVPAGKYSKKILDAQKITVEPVSQEPNVRAVLSKVELGEADAGLVYRTDAETAPDKVDAVEVPDAQNAVAAYPAATLKQSENAEAAAAFVAWLSTPEAQKILQDAGFQKP from the coding sequence ATGTCCCTCACTTTCACCAGACACCGCGCCGCCGCTGCTGTACTGGCCGCTGCACTCCTCGTTCCGCTCACTGCATGCGGCAACGACGGCTCCGAGAAGGACACCGGCAGCGCGAAGGCCACCGAGTCCGCCACAGGCACTCCCAAGGCCAACTTGACTGTGCTGGCAGCCTCTTCACTGACCGACGTGTTCAAGACCGCCGGCGCGGCGTACGAGAAGAAGAACCCGGGGACGAAGATCACGTTCTCCTTCGCGGGGTCGCAGGAGCTGGTCGCCCAGGTGAAGCAGGGCGCCCCGGCCGACGCCCTGGTCACCGCCGACACCAAGAGCATGGACGGCGTGAAGGCGGACACCGGCACCCCGACCGTCATCGCGAAGAACCGCCTCGTCATCGCGACCGTCGAGGGCAACCCGCACAAGGTCGACGCACTCAAGGACCTCGCGGACACGAAGCTGAAGGTCGTCCTCGCCGCCCCCGAGGTGCCGGCCGGCAAGTACAGCAAGAAGATCCTCGACGCCCAGAAGATCACGGTGGAGCCCGTCTCGCAGGAGCCGAACGTCCGGGCCGTGCTCAGCAAGGTCGAGCTCGGCGAGGCCGACGCGGGTCTCGTCTACAGGACGGACGCCGAAACGGCCCCCGACAAGGTCGACGCCGTCGAGGTCCCCGACGCGCAGAACGCCGTCGCCGCATACCCGGCCGCCACACTGAAGCAGTCCGAGAACGCCGAGGCCGCCGCCGCGTTCGTCGCGTGGCTGTCCACGCCCGAGGCACAGAAGATCCTCCAGGACGCGGGCTTCCAGAAGCCGTAG
- a CDS encoding tryptophan 2,3-dioxygenase yields MKTNMEQPSSCPVLQHGSEGAPPYVTYAHMDRLHELQQPRSDSPRELTFLLISHVKELLFRAVLVEVDQAREQLRESQVDQACESLSRAVRAQRLLVNVWDTMTALSPDEFLAFRDILGEASGTQSFMYRALEFTLGNKDPRTVAQCSGYMDLYPELTKAFRAPSLYDEALSLLVRLGATIPRDVYERAPGAPYTPSTDVEQAWLAVYKEPGRWRQAHRLAEMLTEVSYQFSHWRATHLLVVERMLGSKPGTGGTTGLDWLRSVNEHRFFPELWAVRTLL; encoded by the coding sequence ATGAAGACCAACATGGAGCAGCCGAGTTCCTGTCCAGTGCTGCAGCACGGCAGTGAGGGCGCACCCCCCTACGTCACTTACGCCCACATGGACAGACTGCACGAATTGCAGCAACCTCGATCCGATTCACCACGGGAATTGACGTTCCTGCTCATAAGCCATGTCAAGGAACTGCTGTTCCGCGCTGTGCTCGTGGAGGTTGACCAGGCTCGTGAACAGCTTCGCGAGAGCCAGGTCGACCAGGCGTGCGAGAGTCTCTCGCGTGCCGTGCGTGCCCAGCGGCTCCTGGTGAACGTATGGGACACGATGACGGCGCTGTCCCCGGATGAATTCCTTGCTTTCCGCGACATCCTCGGTGAGGCATCAGGCACTCAGTCCTTCATGTACCGGGCACTGGAATTCACGCTCGGCAACAAGGACCCTCGGACCGTGGCTCAGTGTTCCGGCTACATGGACCTCTATCCAGAACTCACGAAGGCGTTCCGCGCCCCGAGTCTCTACGACGAAGCGCTGAGCCTGCTGGTGCGCCTGGGAGCCACGATTCCGCGAGACGTCTACGAGCGTGCGCCCGGTGCGCCGTACACGCCCAGCACGGACGTGGAACAGGCATGGCTCGCCGTCTACAAGGAGCCGGGTCGCTGGCGACAGGCCCATCGGCTCGCGGAGATGCTGACCGAGGTGTCGTACCAGTTCTCCCACTGGCGCGCGACCCATCTCCTCGTGGTGGAACGCATGCTCGGCAGCAAGCCCGGAACGGGCGGCACAACGGGCCTGGACTGGCTTCGTTCGGTGAACGAGCACCGCTTCTTTCCCGAACTGTGGGCTGTCCGCACACTCCTGTGA
- a CDS encoding RidA family protein — translation MAITLVNPNGLPEIDAYRQVSIATGSKLVFIAGQVACDVDGVTVGEGDLAAQVEQCYLNIGTALAAAGASFDDVAKLTVHVVDWTPDKMPLLMKGVTRAAAKLGVTPVPPATLLGVAALDVPDHLVEIEATAVID, via the coding sequence ATGGCCATCACCCTGGTGAACCCCAACGGATTGCCGGAAATCGACGCCTACCGGCAGGTGTCGATCGCGACCGGGTCGAAGCTGGTCTTCATCGCCGGGCAGGTCGCCTGCGACGTCGACGGTGTCACGGTCGGCGAAGGCGACCTCGCCGCTCAGGTCGAGCAGTGCTACCTCAACATCGGCACCGCCCTGGCCGCGGCCGGCGCTTCCTTCGACGACGTGGCGAAACTGACCGTCCACGTCGTCGACTGGACCCCCGACAAGATGCCCCTGCTCATGAAGGGCGTCACCCGGGCAGCCGCGAAACTGGGGGTCACCCCGGTCCCGCCCGCCACGCTGCTGGGCGTCGCGGCACTGGACGTACCCGACCACCTGGTCGAGATCGAAGCCACCGCCGTCATCGACTGA
- a CDS encoding TOBE domain-containing protein, which yields MGLSIRNQFPGTVTSVTSGEAMATVKVRLDGGQDITAAVTAEAVKELGLAEGSAVRALVKATEVALATGHVAGLSIRNQIPGTVSDVAEGRAMASVKVDVEGGGLTAVITKDAVADLGLASGSSVVALVKSTEIALANV from the coding sequence ATGGGCCTGAGTATTCGCAACCAGTTCCCCGGCACCGTCACATCGGTCACCTCGGGCGAGGCCATGGCGACCGTCAAGGTGCGCCTCGACGGGGGGCAGGACATCACGGCCGCCGTGACCGCCGAGGCCGTCAAGGAGCTGGGACTCGCCGAGGGGTCCGCCGTACGCGCCCTCGTCAAGGCCACCGAAGTGGCTCTGGCCACTGGCCACGTCGCAGGGCTGAGCATCCGCAATCAGATCCCCGGAACGGTGAGCGACGTGGCGGAGGGCCGCGCGATGGCGAGCGTCAAGGTCGACGTCGAGGGCGGCGGGCTCACCGCGGTGATCACCAAGGACGCCGTCGCCGACCTCGGTCTCGCCTCGGGGTCCTCGGTCGTCGCGCTGGTCAAGTCCACCGAGATCGCGCTCGCCAACGTCTGA